The genomic window TCCGCCTCATTGCCTCGATTCAAGTTTTCTCATACTCCTTTGCGGAAAATTTCTTCCCGTTTCTCGGCGCCTGGGCCTTTGTGCTGATTCCGTTTCTGGGGGCACTTCTGGTGGGGCCGATAATCGCCTACTGGGCTTCCGAAGCCAAGGGGCATGGCGTCCCGGAAGTCATGCAGGCGCTTATCCTGAGAGGCGGCCGCATCCGCCCCCGAGTAGTTCTTGCAAAGATAATAGCCTCAGCAATCTGCATCGGCACCGGCGGCTCGGCAGGCCGCGAAGGACCGATTATCCAGGTTGGCTCAGCCCTTGGCTCTTCAGCGGGACAGATCCTGGGGCTGTCAACGGAACGGATCAAGAACCTCGTGGCCTGCGGCGCGGCAGCAGGCATTGCCGCCACTTTTAACGCTCCCATCGCCGGAGTCGCCTTTGCCTCGGAAGTCCTGATGAGTGAATTCCAGGTAACCAGGTTCGGCAACGTGCTGATTGCCGCGGTTTCCGCAAGTATTGTCAGCCAGGTTTTTCTTGGCGCCCGCCCGGCTTTTCAAATCCCGAAATACATCATGCATTCCCCCTGGGAGATTCTTCTCTATATGATACTGGGTCTGCTGGCGGCGGTGGTCGGCATCATGTTTATCAAGATGCTTGATTCCACGGAAACCATTTTCAAGAAATGGAAATTCCCCGAAACCCTTAAACCGGCGGCAGGAGCTTTGCTTCTCGGCATCACCGGCTATACCTATATTCATTTTTCAGGATTCATGGGCTTTACCCCTGAAAAATTCCGCCTGGGCATGCCGCTCGTGGAAAATATTCCCCATGTCTATGGATCGGGATTTACTTTTATAGAAGAGGTGCTGCTCGGCAAGGAAACCTTTATCCTCCTTGTCGTTCTGGTTTTCATAAAACCCCTTGCCACTTCATTCACCCTGGGGTCAGGCAATTCCGGCGGGGTTTTTGCGCCGTCGCTGTTCACCGGTGCCATGCTCGGCGGAGCTTTCGGCTATGCAGCCAAAGCCCTGTTTCCGGAAATCGCCGGCGAGGTCGGGGCCTACGCCCTGGTTGGAATGGCTGCGGTCTTTGCCGCCGCGGCTCGAGCACCGTTCACCTCAATCCTCATAGTTTTTGAAATGAGCAATGACTATCATCTCATTCTGCCGCTGATGGCAGCAGGGATGGTGGCCTCCTCCTTTTCACAGTGGCTGCATCCGGATTCCATTTACACCCTGAAACTCACAAGAAAAGGAATCAAGCTGGATCAGGGCCGGGACCTGGATGTCATGCAGGGGGTGCTGGTGGAAGAAGTCATGAACCATTCGCCGATCACCATCCATAAAAACCAATCGGCAGCGGAACTTTTCGCCGCCTTTCAGGAAACCAATCTCAACGGTTTTCCGGTGATGGCCAGCGATGAAGATCTCTTCGGCATGGTCACCCTCAATGATATGGAGCGCCGACTTGACTCACAGCATGGCGCAATCAGTGATATCCGGGTTGAGGAAGTCGCAACGGCAAATCCCATTACGGTGTTCCCGGATGAACCGGTCTGGAACGCGATCAGGAAGATGGCCTCCCGGGATCTTGCACGACTTCCGGTTGTTTCCCGCGACGCCGAAACAAAACTCGTCGGACTCATAAGCCGCAGTGACATTATGCGAGCCTACGATGTTGCCCTTATGCGGAAACAACATACGCAGCAAGCCAGAGATCGCGCGGCGCTGAGAAATATCACCGATATGGAAGTAATTGAAGTCTGCATATTGAACACCAACCGAAATGTGGGAAAACCGGTTGCCGATCTTAAGCTTCCCCACGGGGTCAATATGGTCTCGCTGGAAAGGAAAGACGGGACTCTCTACATCCCCCACGGCGGCACGACAATACTGGAGGGCGATAAAATCACCCTGCTTGTGCGGCTGAAACGCATGGCAGAGGTAAAAAAAATACTGGACCTGCTCTGACCCCCTCCCGGCAACCCTCAAACACCGGGCTTTTCAAACCACTTCCGCATAAACGCCCTTTTAAACATGCAACGCTCCTCATCCCAGCAGGTGCCGATCACTTTTACGGGTTTGCCGTCCTTTTCAAGAATCACCCGCCAGGGCCTGCCGGAAATAACCGTATGGAAATACGTTGCAAAACTGTCGGCAAAATCCTCCCATGGATCCTGAGCCGATGCAAGGCTCGGGAAACTGCTGAACCTGCTCATTTTGGTGTAAATCGGAAAGACACTTGAATGGTCAAGGGCTGATTTTTCATTGGCGTATGCCTTGATATGTTGCCGCCCGGGAATCACTCCGTCAAAACGGCTCCTGACTTCACCTGTCGGGTCCTGAATCCAGGTCAGTTGCGCAAAGGGGTAGTTCATCGCAATCTGTTTTGTTTCGCTCCATTCTATCCAGGAGGAGTGCGCCTTGGTAACCATGCCGAAAAAATGTCCCATCTCATGAAGCAGTATATAGCGAACCGCATTTGCCACAGTATCCTTGGGCTCTTCTTCAATTGCCATTCGCAGAGATATGTTTTCTGTGTTTCCGGAATTAAAAAAACTGTTTTCCTTCCAGCTCGCCCATTCATTGGCTGTCCGCGATTTGAGTACAGAGGCATCAAGGACAATAATCCCGAGATTCTCCTCTCCCTTGGAATCATAGACTACCTCGGTATATCCGGTACCCCCCAGGCCGTTTACCGCAAAAACACCCACCAGTCGCTCCTGCAGGAGAGACTTAAGGGGTTGGGGCATATCTGCATCAAGGGCCTGCAGCGCTTCGTAAAATTCGGGCAATGGCTCTGCTTTTACCGGTTGCTCCACAAAACCCTGTTTGATATTTTCGGCTGAAATTTTCCGTAAAAGCTCATCAGGGGCGACGCTCACTCTCTGGGTCCAGCTCTTTTTGCGCCAATCCTCGCCCCAGTATTGAATAGACAGGGTGGGATTCTTTTCAAATTTTTCATTCAGGGCAGTCATCTTGGTGCTGCAGGAAACAGAGACGAGCAACAACCCGATCACCAGAACAAAAACCCTGAAACGATCGCCAATAACAATCATATATTCTCCTTAACTTGTGTTATCAAGTTGCACTCCCTTAAGTATAGAAAAAAATAGAAACTTTTTGCAATGTAGTTTTACCTGAGTTGAGCGATTTCCTAACTCGGTCAATTAAGGTCTTATTGTTTTGTTGCTATAAACTATTTTCAGATTGAACCATAAAATACCTGAGAATTGATAAGAGGCACATATTATTTTTATCAACCAGTTCTCATTTTTCCATTACCAACACCGCGGCGCCTTTAATTTCACCTTGTTTCAGCTTGCAAATCGCCGCATTGGCCTCCATTAATGGAAACGCCTCAACCCTGGTCCGGACCGGAACCTGCTGGGCAATTTCAAAAAAATCAATGCCATCCTGCCGGGTGAGGTTGGCAACTGACCGGATACTTCTTTCACCCCAGAGAAGATCGTAGGAAAAAGCCGGGATCTGACTCATATGAATGCCGGCACAGACCACAACCCCGCCTTTGCCGACAGCTTTAAGGGCAACCGGAACAAGCTCCCCTGCAGGTGCAAAGATGATTGCCGCATCCATTGGTTCCGGGGGTGATTCATCAGACCCGCCAGCCCATTTTGCCCCCAGTGAACGGGCGAAATTCTGCCCTTTGCTGTCACCCTTCCTGGTAAAAACAAACACTTCCCTTCCCTGCCACCGGGCAATCTGAATGATAATATGCGCTGCAGCGCCAAAGCCGTAGAGGCTGATCTTTTTCGCGTCACCAACCATCGTAAGAGATCTGAAACCGATGAGGCCGGCGCAAAGGAGGGGAGCGGCTTCGACATCGGAATACAGGTCAGGAATCGGCAAACAAAACCTCGGGTCTGCAATGGCATATTCCGCAAAGCCGCCATTGATCTGATACCCGGTGAACCTGGGGAAATCACAAAGGTTTTCATGCCCGGCAATACAGTAGCCGCATGCACCGCAGGTCCCGCCGAGCCACGGCACCCCAAGCCTTTGGCCGCGGGTGAATCCCGTTACTCCTTTGCCGAGTTCTTCCAAAATGCCGACGATCTCATGGCCGAGAATAAGCTGTTGTTTGGGGTCGCGAAGGTCGCCGTCGATTATGTGCAGGTCGGTCCGGCATATGCCGCAGGCCTGTACCCGCAATAAAACCTTTCCTGGCTCAAGATCCGGGATCGGCAAATCACAATATTCAAGGGCCTCACCCGGCTTGTTCAAAACCATGGCCTTCATATTCCTGCTCTACCCTCCAGACTACTCTTCCATTCCCAGGTTTTTCCGTACCTGGTGTCTGCCCAAAAATACCGCCTGCCCTCTCAGCTTTGCCCACAATGTGCCCAGGGTCTCATAGAAGGCCCTTTCTGATTTTCGGAGATTTTCCGCACTGGGAAACCAGTGTAACACATTGAAATTCCTATTTTTTTGCACCAGATGGCCGGTGGGGGCAGGGATCGGCCGCATATCATTCCTGTGAAACATGGCAAGAGCCCGGGGCATATGCGATGCAGAAGTGACCAGCACCGTGATGCTGTCTCCGACTATCGCTTTTATCAACCGCGCCTGGTCATTGGTATCCCGTGACTGCTCTTCAAGCACGATATGCCTCTCGTCCACACCCAGACCCAGGGCAACATCCTTCATCGAACTCGCTTCAGAGTTTTTATCAAACACCTTGCCCCCGGAAAGCAACAGCCTGCTGCCAGGATAATATCTCATAAGCCGTATCCCCTCCACCAGACGGACAAGGGATGAGTGGCTCAGATAACTGGTCACCGGCAGATCAGGATCGGTGGCATGCCCTCCGCTCAACACAATCACGAATCGTACCGGATATTTGCCGGGACGGTGTTCTCCGCCGGACAATTGCGCGGCATCCGGCGGAACCTTTTTTTCAAAGGGGGAAAGGATCATGCTTGAAAACCCGCTGTTGCTGAGGAGCACAAATAAAATAAATCCAGCGGTCGCAAGAATCTTGCCCGTTTTCTGCTTTTCAGAAAACCACAGGAGAATAAGGCCGGCTGCAAGCAGCCAGGCAATCATCGGCAAGGGAAAAAATAACTGCGCTATAAATTTTTTAAGCATGAACATGACAAGAGCCTTCTATTCCTTAAGAGATAAACAACGGCACGGAAAAAATAATTACCAGTAAAAATACCGTGTCCGGTAAATTTAGCCAATCCGAAATTTCCTGACGAAATCCTGGCCAACCATCTGTTTTATAATTATCTTACATGCAGACAGGTAAGGATTTTACAAATAACCAAAAAATAATATCAGCACCTGGAGGCCTTAAATGACACAACAACTCGAAATAAAAAAAGAAATTCCCGGCCTATACAGGATAATCCCCCTGGTCCCCTTCCGGCGGACACCGAACGTTTATTTTGATATTGTCCCAATGCAGGCGATCCCCGGCATCAATGCCATCGACCGGGTTATCCACGAGAAAGGCGCTGTGTCCCCCGGACCGGTGGGCGATATCCCAAGGCCCTGGTACATGCATCCGCACCAGGACGACAACCTCATGGTGCTGCATGGCATCCGCCACGTTGATATCTACACAAAAAAACATGGGAAAATAGAAAGCTTTGTGGTTTCTGCCAATCGCATTGAAAAAGACGACAGAATTCTTTTTGACGGACCGGCGATGCTTGTCTGGCCCCGTGGGGTCTTCCACCGGATCAGGAGCGCCGAAGGCGGGTCGGCTTCGCTGAACTTTGCGGTCCATTATGAAGGTTTCGACATCAAAACAAATTTTAATATCTATAATCTGGACACGGAAACCGGCAAATTCAAGACCCTTCGTGAAGGATATAGAGATCAACTGAATTATATTTCAAAAAAAAGCACTGAGGAATAACAATCATGGGAAATCATGTCTGCCCGTGGTGGCTTGCCTACACCTTTGATAATCCCCTGCGGAGCCTTTTTCATAAACCCGAAGATATGTTTTCCCTTTATGTAAAGGCAGGAATGACTGTTGCCGATCTCGGCTGCGGCATGGGCTTTTTTTCCCTGGGTCTTGCAAGAATGGTCAAGGATAACGGTCGAGTCCTGGCAATTGACCTGCAGCCCAAAATGCTTGAAAAAACTGAAAAACGCGCGCGAAAGTCAGGATTGTCGCAGATCATTTCCACCAGGCTTTGCAGGAAAGATGACATTGGCGTGCGCCAACCCTTGGATTTCGCCCTGGCCTTCTGGGTGGTCCACGAAACTCCGGATATCGGCAACTTTCTCAGCCAGGTATATTCGGCACTTAAACCCGGTGGAATACTGTTCATTGCCGAACCCAAATTTCATGTATCCAGGGGACAATTCAAAGAGGAACAAAATACTGCCGAAGCAATGGGCTTTGTCGTCAAAGACCTGCCGCGCATTGCCTTCAGTAATGCACTGGTGTTTGAAAAAACCTGATGAATTACGCTTCGTAGAATATCACTAAGAAAAAATCCAGCGTTCCGCGGCCCCCATGTCCCTGAAAGTGCGATACTCCGCCGGAATCTCCGAGGCATTCAAATAGGATTCGGTCACCCGGGCCATGCCGAATATAAGGTCGGATTCAGCAATGATCGCGGTCCTGCCGGCAACTTTCGGTCGGTTTTCGGTGGTCCACGCAACCATCTCTTTGACCTGGTGATTTTCTATGGATCCGGTGAGTTGCCGGGCGTCGTACAGGAATCGTAAAGTCGATCCAGGAGTAGCGCCGTGGTAAATTGGCATGAGGATCTTTTTGATCCCCTCGAAATCGAATTTTTCTTTAAGAATAATAGTATGCAGATCCCTGCTTGAATCGTATTCGAGCTCCACTGCCATTTCTTCTCCTCCCAAAAAAGAAATTAATTTGCATCCCAAAAAACAATATACCGCTCGTTAAAAAGTCTCAAGCAGAAAGAGTCTTTGTTAATGATAAAATAATTTGTTAGAGATAGTTACTGAACCAGCAATCCTGAAAAGGACAAGAAATGCACAATCAATAAGCAAGGTCCTGGCTCAATTCGCGCCGTGATTTGATCCACACCAGGGGCAGCGTATCACCGGTCATCTCAATCTTTTTAACCACTTTCATTCCGGGAATGATACTTCCGAAGCGGTTCCGGAACCTGACATCCAGCGTGTATTTCCCAGGCGTCAGCTTCAATGGCAGAATGTGAGTGCTGTCAGGCAGATTGTCCCAATAGCGGGTATCGGCGCGCACCCGCGAACGGGCGGCCAGGGCCATCTGGGTCACACTTACCAGACCAAGTGCGGCGCCGGCAGCCATTACCACCGGCACGGCAGTCATGGCGCTTGCAGCCATCATGACTTTCTCACTGGCAGAACTCAAGGTACTGCCGATCTTGACATTCTGGCTGCGGAAAACCGCCTTTCCCTTAAGGATATTATCCACCGGCCGGCCGCCACGGGTGGTTGCCTGAAGATAGATATCTTCCATGGGGTAGGCCTCCACATACGGCCCGCCGTTTACCGAGACCTCTGCACGGTACTCCTCAAAATCCCTGCCGCGCCGGAACTTGAGTTGCGAGTGCCCTGCCCCGTCTGCAACCTTTCTGGGGGACTTGCCGGTTTCAATAATTACCAGGGTATTCTTGTCAAAGGGCTCCTCAAAATCAGGACGCCATTTCTTCACTTCATCATAAGCATCCCGGCTAATACCCATATCGTTGTTCAACTGTGATGCCCAGCCTTCCATGAAAATGAGGCTTGCGAAATCGCAGCGGTTCTGATCTTCCTCGGCAAAGGCATCCTGCTGAATCCCGGATTTGAAAGATGCCCGGGCATTTTCAAAATCCCCGCGCTCAAGATCATTCAAACCCAGATAATAAAAGGCCATGGCCCTTTCGTAAGGTTCTCCCTTGAAATCCTTCTGACCTTCTTCATACCAGAGGCTTCTGGCCTTGGCCGCATCCTCGTTATCCGCATAGACGGTGCTGATACTCAGGGTTGCTGCCTCAAAGGCCTTCTGGGCTTCGTCCAGATAGCCCAGCTGCCTGGCATCAAGCCCGAGTTTCATATTATTGAGCACTGCATTTCTCTGGCCTTCCTCCAGGAGTCTCCTGTAGGCCGACTGAAGTTCGGCAGGTCTGTCCTGCATCACCGCCTGCATTTCTCCGGTGGAAACATCTCTTTTGGCAAATTCCTGCCTTGTGGCACAACCGGTGAAAACCAGCAGACAACCCGCCACAAGAACGAGGAGACGCGAAATACGGAACAAGAAGGATACCTTGTCAAATAAAGCCATATGATTACCTAAACACTATTCCTTTTTCCGTGGATCATTTGGATATAGTGTCTGTCCAGAAATGAGGATTTTTCATTGAGATCAAGGATTGCGAAAAAAATAAGCGCAGGCATATGTTTAATATTCTGAGCATTATTTTTTCCACATGACGCAGAGATCGGTGAAAAAAACCTTTTCTGACAGACACACGTTAATCATTTGAAAGCAAGCTCGTAGCATCCCTGAATTGACTTTTCTGACTTACAGAAAGACCAGCGGCAGTATTGTCATAACTTCCCTGAAACTCTGGATAAATCGCAATCGCGGCGTTCAAGGCCTCCTGATAATGCTCCCCCCCTGAATGTTGCAGATACATATATCTTGCCATCTGATCCAGACTGTTAAAAGAAAGATCAGATGTCTTCCTGATGTTTTCCATACCGCCGGCAGCCTCAAGACCAAGATTCTTGCCAACCTCCTTGCCGACCTTGTTGCCCACCGCGCCGCCAACTATACCGCCCAGTAAACCGCCAAAGGGCACATTATCAAATGCCCGGTCGGCGATTTCCTTGCCGGCATAGGCCCCGGCTGCGGTACCCACTACACTGCCGGCGGTCTCGCCGATCTTGGCGCTGATGATCATATCAGTCCAATCGGCCAGAGTGCCGTCCTGTGTAAAGGGGCACATATAGCTGCCGGAATTATCGTGAATGATCCCGGGAACCAGGGTTGCAACCGTCTGCTTGGCATTCTCGTATTTCCTGGTGGCGACATCTGCGGCAAGATCCTTGCAACCACTTTTCAGCGTGGCGGCAATGTCTGCTTCTGACTGACTTCCCTCCTGATAATTATTTCCAAGTCTTTCAAAAAGTTTTGAACCGGAAACATCAAGCTTCGCAATGTATTCGCCGCCGCCGGTCCATGCCTTGACAGCAAGAGTGACGCCGCGCGCCCCCTTATCTATGCCACCCAGGGCCTGAACAAGGTCCACCGCTGCAAGGCCGCATTCATTGGTTTCAAGCATCTTGCTGAAACCGGTCCCTTCTATCTCAAATTTCACCGCAACATTGGCAATGGGCTCATTGATCGCCGGGGTTGCCGGACCATAATTTTCCCAATCCGCCCATTCGGTTCGGGTATTTCTGCATCCGGGTGATGGCCCGCCGCCGAGCAATACCTCAAGAATCGCAAAGGGCAGTTCGACGATTCCAAAAATCGCCTCGATGGGATTGGGGTTCTGCGGCCCGTGCACAACGGTCCAGCACTGCTTGAACTGCTTAAGCCGCCTTTTCTGGGGCTGGTCAAGGGTTCGGTCGTCAAGGGAAACGGCAACCAGATCGCCACCATCGTAATTAATGGTAAGGTCGCGGTCCGAAGATGTTACCGTCCGCTCCTCGTCTTGAACATAGCCGGACATCTGCTCCGGCTGATAAATGGTTCTGGCGCAAGCGGTGGCAAGAAACATCAGTCCGCAACATAATAAAACTATTCCCCGCATGAACTTTCTCCTTCTTTGAGATTGTAGCCAAGTTAGCGTTTTGATTATCTGACTAGTGTGAAACGGCCGGCGGTCTCCTCCGGCGTCGGTGAAAGACGTGGTGTCTGGGATTTGTTCTGGCGTCTTGCCTCATCTTCAACCAGGGGTTTGAGGTACTCATATACTTCGGGAATTGTCTTTTTCCCATCTTTCAAAGCCTTAAGGAAATGATAGGTGAAAAGTCCGTGCTGCTTTTCAGGATACGATGTGGCAATCTCCTTGTCCTGAGCCGCAGCCAGAATCACCATATTGGCCGAGACCTTGGGCTCCTTTTTTCTGATGGTTATTGCCCGCACTCCTTTGGCAAGAACCGAACGGCCGCCGATCCCTGAAAAACATGCATCAATCACCACAATGACCTCGGATGCCGGAAGCCTCCCAAGGTTGTCGTATAGTTTTGTGAGTGAATAGCTGGTATCCGCCAGATAATTGGGATCGCCGTCGTATGGCACCAGATAGGCGTTGCCGGTTGTCGGTTCAGGCGACCCGTGCCCCGAGTAAAAGAAGAATACCCGGCTTGTTGGTTTTACGTTGTTGGCAAGCCATTTTTCAATGGAGACGCGGATTGCCGAATCAGTGGC from Pseudomonadota bacterium includes these protein-coding regions:
- a CDS encoding chloride channel protein, with the translated sequence MLKHFLSKQLNRLTAHEGLVLVFTAVAVGAATGLAAVFFIRLIASIQVFSYSFAENFFPFLGAWAFVLIPFLGALLVGPIIAYWASEAKGHGVPEVMQALILRGGRIRPRVVLAKIIASAICIGTGGSAGREGPIIQVGSALGSSAGQILGLSTERIKNLVACGAAAGIAATFNAPIAGVAFASEVLMSEFQVTRFGNVLIAAVSASIVSQVFLGARPAFQIPKYIMHSPWEILLYMILGLLAAVVGIMFIKMLDSTETIFKKWKFPETLKPAAGALLLGITGYTYIHFSGFMGFTPEKFRLGMPLVENIPHVYGSGFTFIEEVLLGKETFILLVVLVFIKPLATSFTLGSGNSGGVFAPSLFTGAMLGGAFGYAAKALFPEIAGEVGAYALVGMAAVFAAAARAPFTSILIVFEMSNDYHLILPLMAAGMVASSFSQWLHPDSIYTLKLTRKGIKLDQGRDLDVMQGVLVEEVMNHSPITIHKNQSAAELFAAFQETNLNGFPVMASDEDLFGMVTLNDMERRLDSQHGAISDIRVEEVATANPITVFPDEPVWNAIRKMASRDLARLPVVSRDAETKLVGLISRSDIMRAYDVALMRKQHTQQARDRAALRNITDMEVIEVCILNTNRNVGKPVADLKLPHGVNMVSLERKDGTLYIPHGGTTILEGDKITLLVRLKRMAEVKKILDLL
- a CDS encoding zinc-dependent alcohol dehydrogenase family protein — translated: MKAMVLNKPGEALEYCDLPIPDLEPGKVLLRVQACGICRTDLHIIDGDLRDPKQQLILGHEIVGILEELGKGVTGFTRGQRLGVPWLGGTCGACGYCIAGHENLCDFPRFTGYQINGGFAEYAIADPRFCLPIPDLYSDVEAAPLLCAGLIGFRSLTMVGDAKKISLYGFGAAAHIIIQIARWQGREVFVFTRKGDSKGQNFARSLGAKWAGGSDESPPEPMDAAIIFAPAGELVPVALKAVGKGGVVVCAGIHMSQIPAFSYDLLWGERSIRSVANLTRQDGIDFFEIAQQVPVRTRVEAFPLMEANAAICKLKQGEIKGAAVLVMEK
- a CDS encoding YdcF family protein, producing the protein MLKKFIAQLFFPLPMIAWLLAAGLILLWFSEKQKTGKILATAGFILFVLLSNSGFSSMILSPFEKKVPPDAAQLSGGEHRPGKYPVRFVIVLSGGHATDPDLPVTSYLSHSSLVRLVEGIRLMRYYPGSRLLLSGGKVFDKNSEASSMKDVALGLGVDERHIVLEEQSRDTNDQARLIKAIVGDSITVLVTSASHMPRALAMFHRNDMRPIPAPTGHLVQKNRNFNVLHWFPSAENLRKSERAFYETLGTLWAKLRGQAVFLGRHQVRKNLGMEE
- a CDS encoding class I SAM-dependent methyltransferase, whose protein sequence is MGNHVCPWWLAYTFDNPLRSLFHKPEDMFSLYVKAGMTVADLGCGMGFFSLGLARMVKDNGRVLAIDLQPKMLEKTEKRARKSGLSQIISTRLCRKDDIGVRQPLDFALAFWVVHETPDIGNFLSQVYSALKPGGILFIAEPKFHVSRGQFKEEQNTAEAMGFVVKDLPRIAFSNALVFEKT
- a CDS encoding caspase family protein yields the protein MKLSAHIFLILALVVLSGCKKEVRDTSHDPVPPPKPVSALEQNLLELYEAETVADSGQPSYTQSKKTVVNDTDTIPDFAKAFDDDDLAVVIGIEFYQTLPPVEFSANDADLVRQYLAKMGFAERNIRYLANEKATDSAIRVSIEKWLANNVKPTSRVFFFYSGHGSPEPTTGNAYLVPYDGDPNYLADTSYSLTKLYDNLGRLPASEVIVVIDACFSGIGGRSVLAKGVRAITIRKKEPKVSANMVILAAAQDKEIATSYPEKQHGLFTYHFLKALKDGKKTIPEVYEYLKPLVEDEARRQNKSQTPRLSPTPEETAGRFTLVR